aaatatccagTGGTAGCCCTCAATGGGAACTACCAGCGGGAAGAGTAGCATTTTCTAATTCTGGGTGCAGTCCAAAATAAGGTCTCCCCATGCACGACTAAATGAAATGGggagttttaattaattaaacattgTCGTTTCAATACCTCCCCCAAACCCTTGCTAGGTTTGTCTtccccaacccccccccccctccccaaaatGACCTGACCCTCCCTCATTGCTCGAAggtgtgctctctctctctctctctctctctctggttttctTTAAGCTTAGTACGTTTGTATGTTTGTATGAATCAACTGTTGgtgtagtagtactactagaaCCATTTTAACTCCTCTGAATTAGGAATAATCGAAATCTATAGCATTGATGAAAGCGATGTGCAAGTGGgctctatctctctcaaatctggtatttcttttttctgatTGTGATTTCAGAGGGTAAATTTTGTTGTtaaaattctttttgtatttgattttgattttagaGGGTATTTCTTCTTGAGGATTTTGATTTTAGAGGGTATTTcttctttctaatttttattttgatttctcGTTAAATTTTCTCTCATCTGGTATTTTCACATTAaaatcctttttgtttgctttcAGATGGTAATTGCTGGCTGAGATTTGTAAATTGCAAGGATTTGATTTCAGAGGGATTTGTAACGTTAAACTCCAGGTGTATGAAGATCTTCACTGCCTTTTGAGAGAACCGGGTGGCCCTTGAAAGTGTGATGACACTTGTGTTCCGTTGCAGGCATATAGAAAAGATGAATTGTTTTTTCATTGAGCTGCTTGTGTTTCATTTCGGCTGTTTAATTCATTTCCATATGTTGCCTAGCAAAGATTCCTTTCTTCCATGTTTATATTCTCTACTTGTCATATTGCAAATATTCATAGTGAGGTAATGATTATTTCTTCCAAGTTATCCAGCAATGATTATTATTTCactttatgtttttgtgatataattttagatattgCTTCACTTCCGGTATCTTTCTATCATGTTCATAAATGGCATAACATTATGCTAGTGTGCTAGCTTCTAATATTTATTCTTGTATGCAGGCATCGATGGAGCACAATGCAGGGGAACTGAAGCAATATATTGAGGAGCTTTATTGGAGTTGATGTTGTGGCTGTATTGTCAGTTTACTGGTCtgatttaaaacaaaaaagtttctAGTTTGGGTCTGATGCAGAGTCCTTATGGTGGCATCCCTTTAGCTTTTATTACTCTCGGTGAAGGCCAAATTGCTGACAAAGGAACCTGGATGATCATGGAATTCTTGATTTGCAGACTtcaattttaatctcattttggttGCTAAGATCAAGATCAAATGATGATTAATGTTGTTAATGTTGTGTTGGGGACTTAGCTCATTTGCCAAGTTTGTAAATGTTGCAGTTAGACTGATAACTTGTAAGTGTTGGTGTAAGTGTTGTAAATATCTAATATCAATTTATGTGCTACATTGTACCAGACTTGTGATGTTACAATAAATTTTCTGCTTTTGTGGTTTTATTTATATAGCAGTGAACTGTCCAGCAACAATACTTCATAAGCAAATTCTTTGCGCGCAGTAATAGTAAAAACTGCACTTCATTCATAAAGTAGCATCTCTGAGAATACATCATCAAAAACTCGAAACTAATATAGAGTAGCAACTCTCAAAATACATTatcaaaaactcaaaacaaacaTAGAGTAGCAACTCTCAAAATACATTatcaaaaactcaaaatccTAAACATCAATTCGGAAGGGGTTCATCAACTAAGCAAGCTGGTCATGATGTTGAGGATCCATCTGTAAAAATCACCAAACTCTAAATtaacaaccacaaaaataaactcgaaatacttttaaaaaaaacatgtacttACTTAAAAACTGCATACATGTAAAATGACACTTTGTTGTGAGCCAGTCACTAACATAGCCTCTGTAAAAAGTGTATGGCCACTCATGATGTTGTCATTTTCCGTTTGTTTCTTTATCtacaaatcaatatatatattttcttaaaaatcaaattaaaaactcgacatattaaatacaaatgagaaataccattgaaaaaaaaaagagataagaatGCAATACATTTCTTCTCTTGCTATTGTCATGGGATCGGATTGGTTATTTTTAGTACGTCACTTTCCCATAATCTTCTCAATTGGATGTGCTCTTCTCTTCGATGGGGGTCTCCCTTTGCCTCTAACAACTTGAGGACTCAAAATCTTTTTTGAACTTCCAACCTCAACATCATGTTCCTCAGTACTAGCTTGTGCAAGTGTGGGTTGGGTCTTTGTTTTTGTGTACTGCAAATTCATTGCTCGTAACTTTTGTGCCATATTCATTGCATTATCATCACATTTTGCTACATTTATAGCTACTTTGTAGCATAGTTTAATCAACATAGTGTACCTGCTAGCAGCTGGTTTACCACTCAAATTATCGTAACTGCTCTGAATGAGAGCATACATACGTTTAATGTCCTTCCTCCATCTATCCATAATGTATTTTGAAGGCAACACTCGGACATCCCGCACTGAGAAAATTGCAAGAATATGCCTACATAAAATGTCTCTCATCTCAAATAGGCCACACATGCATTTCACCTCACATTCATCCTCATTAAAGTATACTTGATATGTAACCTGCTTAATAAAGTCCTCGACTTGCAGTTGGTCATTAACTTAATACGTCGAAATTGCCTATTCTGTCTTGATAAGAATACAATGTGAATAGATAATCCCTAGGATTTGGGATTGCACTTCCTTAAACTTAAAGTTAGTACACAATTCTTGAATTTGCTTCTCCACAGGTAAATGGGTTATACATGAGATTGTGCAGTTCCATGAATGAAAGTCTGTTGCCATCTCATTCTCTACTTTCTTTCTCAGTGCATTGTCAAACTGATCAACAAACTCTTTCAACGTTGTCCCCGAATGCACAAATCcatcaaaaaatgcattcatgctttaaCTCCTCTGAGTTGTGCTCATCTCAGCCCAAAATGTATCTTTTAGATATACTTAAATCCAATACATTTGCTCACTATACAGATCTTGAAGTCATATATGGTCATGCAAGTTGTAAGTATTAAGAAACACCTCCCAGGAAGCCTCTAACTCGTTGGGAGTCTAATAATCATAAACACATTTGTGTAGGGCAGTCTTCAAACCACAGTTGTATTGGGAATGTGAGCCCAACTTCTCAGGTAGTTTTCGCATAATATGTCATAAATAATATCTGTGTCGggtgtttgaaaaaattatttcaacagCATTTTTCATGACCCTGTCTTGATTAGTGATGATAGCTTTTAGCACTTTCTCATCCATACATTTCAACCAAGTTTCAAATAACTAGACAAACGTTTCAATATTTTCAGTTGATATCAAACATGCACCCAACAATATGAATTGTCCATAATGATTAATACCGACAAAAGGGGCAAATGGCATACCATATCGATTTGTTAGGTACGTTGTATCAAATATCACAATGTTCCCAAAATACCCATATGTTGCTCTGCTCCGCGCatcaacccaaaaaatatttttaatcttccGTCCTCATTTAAATCCATCAATGAGTAAAAGTCCTCATTCTTATGCTGCATTCTCACGAAATAATCCCTCAATGTTGCAGCACCTCCTTTGCCAAGTCTAAAGTGATGGGCTTTGTCAATATAATTTCATACATCTTTCTCAATAAATGGAAGTTTATCGAATCCACCAGCCTTGACAACCAATGCGCTGAAACTTTTAGCCATACTTATGTTTGCCTCATCGTTAATGTCTAGTTGCCTCTTGACAGAATCATCAATAGATCGATTACATCAAAAGAATATTGTCTTTCTTGGACTTAAGCCATGGTTGTATGCATTTTTCATAGTATTTATGCGCAACAACTCACCAACCAAGACTGCATTAATTCTCGCCTTACATTCAGTCTTGGTTGTCAGACGTGGTTTAGCGAGATTAATACTACGATTCCTTGCCTTCCCACCACGCGCACAACCAAGTATTACATATCTAACACTCTCATCTTGATCCCTTCTACTTCGTTGGGTCATTATTCCAAACCCAGCCCATTTCCCATATTTCTTATAGTACTCAATGAGTTCCACCTCAGTTTTAAAAACCATCCTAGTCGTTGGCTCTGAAACCTCCTCATCATGATTACATCTCGACGTTGGCTCTAACACCTCATCTTCAGCATTAGAGCCCGTCGTCGGTTTTaaaaactcatcttcaaaaaaCAATGATCGCCGAGTATATGTGGTGGGTTCAACCTGATTACTTTTGCTACTTTCTTCCAGCTGTTCATGACTACTAGATTAAAGCATGATTGTAAGACAACAACAAATAGCATGCAAACCCAGCAAATCAAAGCAACAATGTTgatcatcaaattaaaataataaaaacatgagGATCAGGAAGAGCATGATtgcaagaacaacaaattaaagcaacaacaatattttatctccacaaaggaaaatgtgaaatgatgtCTTCACAAAGGAAAAAGCGGAAATGACCAACTTAGGATCAAAAGAGCTTTACGCATATTGATTGGGCACTCAAATGAAAAGAATATGGGAAAAGAAAAGGTGGGAATACCTCCCTACGAAAATGGAAGTCAAAAGTTATTTACATTGAGAAGTAAAATGACGGAATTTCAGAATCACACCCTTTGAAGGACTTTAAAAGTTGAATCAGAGAAGGAAACTTGTTGCTTTTGCCTCCTTTTCTTAcccttgaaattttgaaatgcaaaataaatatgttagttggcctaaaagaaataaagtaaGGCTTCTTCACACACCACAGAATCTCATAGAGAAAGCTTGGGATATCTGAATGCTTTAGAAGTGAAGGAGAAAGGGTCGAAGATGGTGGAGGAGAAGCTGAGGTCCATCGGGAGGGATAATTGTTGGATTGGAGGGAATGTATTGAAATGTGCAGTTTTGATATTTCACCACATGAATTTGAGAGGAATTTACTGAAAACCTAGTCGTCTGCACGCAGTCCTCCCAACGTGGATCTTAACTATCatgcttttttccttttacaatACCGCTACGTACAAGCGTATGGACTCGGAGGCCTGTGCACCATGCTGACGTGgcccattttattaaaaaagaaagaaaaagaaaagaaaagaaaacgtgACGTAAAAGACAGTTGAAGAGGGAAAAATGTGACCGCATAGGGTTCTTAAATTTCAAAGAGAACGAAGGCTCGCAATCTCAGTCTCCGACTAGATATTCTCTTCTAAGGTGAggcttaatttatttttctggttcTTTGTAGGTTGTTTTTTCACCGAAGCTTTGAATTTTCTGGTTCTTTGAGCTAATGGTAGTTGAGTCAATGGTGATTGGTTTCCAGAAAGggctcacaatattttttaaatttgtgcgCCACTCAAATTTTTGTACATCCTCTAAGTTGGATGGCTTTGTGGTGTAGTTTTTTACAAAACATCTTTTAGAGACATCCCCGTTTAtggaatgtaaaaaaaaaaaaaaaaaaagagatatctGGAGGTGGACATCGGGCCTCTACTAAAACtaaaaacactacaaattaaatattattgtaacTAAATATATACGTATGTGTGTGAGTGTGGGGGACTTCAAGTCAAAGATTCAACGCCAAAATGTCAAAAAAGTAATAAGCTAGGGGCCTGCTTTGAAGAGTGGGAGCAAAGCATGATGGTGGGTGGAGAAAACAATTGAAAAGGTTCAAGATGTGAGTCCAAGTTTATTGGATACCACAAAGCAGATTTTTGAAGTTGTTAGATGTATTTAACTCCCAATTTTGGAAGCTCATAATAATGTTAGCACATTCAACTTTTATGTTGTATCTggtattttctttctcttatatagCTTGAAATGCTgttgaacttttttttctcatatattttagatcgattatatatttcaaatgtAATTGAGATTATCTTTTTCTTAAGAGAAACGATAATAGACATTTCATACATTTTAGTAAATATTTCAACTTCTATTTGGAATTGTGaagatggagaaagagaaagagaaagaagatgcATCCCCATAACACATCCTCTGACTAATACATCAACCCAGGAATTGTACACAACACACACAACTGACGtgtgtttattatatatgtagtcACTGCCCATTTGGGTTGATTAACATTATACTCCTATATGTTAGGATGGGTCAAGACCACTTTATCCAGACTTTTCAAACTACATGCCATGTTACTACAGTCCAATGCCTCCTTCAAGTGCCAATCCACGCCCATGGAACTCTAATTCTACTGCCACGTCAAGTACTACTCCTTTGAGTAGTTCTGCTACTTTGTATAGTTCCGCTATACTAATGATGAGACCTCATCCAATTGCATACCCATATCCATGGAGCAACCAGATAATCGTTGGATGGTAAAGTAGTTCATGTGctttaattttatgaatttgaatatttggtctaattatttatttttaaatttttgtttttgaaaaattgcaGCAACACCCATACTCTAATTTTGCTGCAATGGATACTTGTACTGCCATGTCTACTTCCGTCCCATGTATAGTTCCGCAACTAGCGCCAGCTCTAGTGTAGCGGTCAGTTCTAGTGTAGCTACCAATTCTAGTATAGCAGTTGTTCCTTTGACGAATGCAAAACCAGATCCATGTGTTGGCAGGGTGATTTGATGGCGGTTTCACCTGCTGTGTCTTTTAAATTATCAGAAGATATATTgtcatacaataattttttcttctaatttgcAGAAAAATAAAGTGCAACAAAGTaactcttttgaaaaaattagtgaGACTACACTAGACTCGATAGAAATTGAAGTGCAGTGTACTGCCTCTTTGGGTAATACTGTTGATACCAAAAAAGCTGGCAGCTCCGGATCACTTCACGTGGATCCTACTGATGGGGGTGATATCACTGAGGAGCCAAAAGTAGGAATCTGCTTTGAATCGGAGAATGAGTTGATGACTTACTATAAACATTACGGAaaaagatgtggttttggaatAATGACACAAAGGAGTAGAAGGGAGAAGGATGAGACTATCAAATATGTCACTCTTGGATGTGCTCGTGGTGGCAAGGCACGAAATAGGACGTCAAACGTCTCCAAGCCTAGACCCACAAGCAAGACAGATTGCAAGGCAAGGATGAATGTGTTGTTGAAGGATGGGAAACTGTGTGTCACATCAGTCTTTAACACACACAATCATGTGCTCAGTCCAAAAAAATCTAGGTTCTTCAgatgtaatagagaagttaATGAATCTGTTAGGAGGGTGCTGGATACAAATGATCAAGCTAGCATATGGTTGAATAAGAGTTTCTATGCTCTTGTGATTGAGGCTGGTGGGTTTGAGAACCTACcgtttggagaaaaaaattgtCGTAACTATATTGATAAGTCACGACACCTACGCTTTGGTAAAGATGGTGCTCAAGCACTATTTGAGTATTTTGGAAGGATGCAATTGAAGAATGATGGTTTTTTTGGCCTCATGGATTTGGATGATGATGATTGGATGAGGAATGTATTTTGGACAGACGCCCGTAGTAGAGGGGCATACATCTACTTTGGAGATGTTGTAACATTTGGTACTACATACCTGACAAATAGGTATGGAATGCCATTTGCACCTTTCGTGGGTGTAAATCACCATGGACAGTCAATCCTTTTGGGTGCAGGCCTTATTTCAAGCGAGGATATAGAATCATTTGTATGGTTATTTAAAACTTGGCTCGACTGCATGAGTGAAAAAGCGCCGCATACTATTATTACAAATCAAGATCGAACAATGAAAAATACGATCGCCATTGTCTTTCCCAACACGCGGCATAGATATTGCTTGTGGCATATATTGCGAAAGGTCCCTGAAAAGCTTGGTTTTCATCTTCAATACCAATGTGGCCTGAAAAGTAAGTTGCTATCTTGTGTCTATGACTCCTACACTATCGATGAGTTTGAGAATTCTTGGAATGTCGTGAAGGATATGTTCAACTTGCATGAAAATGCATGGTTGCAAAGCTTATATGCGGAGAGAGAATTTTGGGTGCCGGTATATTTAAAAAACTCATTTTGggttggaatgagtacaactcAACACTGTGAGAGTATGAACGCTTTCTTTGACGGCTATATGCATGCCAAGACAAATCTTAAAGAGTTTGTTGATCAATTCGACAAtgcattgaagaaaaaaattgagaacGAAAACCAAGCAAATTTCCATTCATTTAACTTCACCATTCCTTGCATATCACATTTGGCTATTGAGAAGAAGTTTCAAGAGGTGtatacaaatgcaaaattttGGGAGTTTCAACAAGAGATAATAGGAATGATATATTGTCATTGTCATTTCCAAAATATGGATGAAGTAATCGTAACTTACTCAGTAGATGATGAAGTTAAGGCTGAAGATTTCATCAAGGAGGTTACTTATACTGTTTACTTTAATGAGGCTGAGTGTGTTTGTGGCTTGTTTGAGATGCGAGGGATAATATGTAGACATATTATTGCCATATTTTCAGCTAGGAAAGTCCGTGAGTTGCCAGAAAAGTATATATTGGATCGGTGGAGAAAAGACATAAAATGCAGATATACTATTATTCCGAGCAGTTATGACATTATTGATCAGAGACCTGAAACTGAAAGGTATAAACGTCTATTGAAAATTTGTTATGAGGTAATAACAAATACAACGTCGTGCGATGGGCATACTAAGGACATGGTATCGAAGTTGTATGCGATGAATGAGGTATACCGCACCTCGAAGACCCACCACATGGATTCCATTGTTGGAGTTAGTAATGTGAATGTAGCCACCGAAGGAAGTTCTAAAAAAGTGTTAAGTCTCCATGTTGTTAGAGGCAAGGGAAGACCTCCGTGTAATAGGAGAATGTCGATGATGGAGGAACgggtgaagaaaataaaaactaaagcagctaaaaagaaaaaagatacgGGAAAAAGTAGACTTGTGAGTGCttgttaatttttaagttattgtCATTGTTACCTGATGTTTTTCTTTGAGTATTTGATAATAACGTACCTTTTTAcccgtaaaaaaaaatatttgataataacATACCATTGGCTCAAGAAagtatttacaaattataattttttttttatgtttttagagGTGTGGATTGGACACTGAACTATTGGCTCAAGAAAGTGTACAACAAGTGATGGGGCACAAGAAAGTGTACAAACTCCAGTCATGGGGACACAAGAAAGTGTACAATTACCACTTTGAAGAGTtcattgtatttgtattttttttatgtgggtcttaCTTTATCCACTATTACATTCACAGATGCATCTAAGAGTAGATGGAACACAACCAGAGATAGCAGATGGAACACAGCCAAATATATTCTCTTAGCAAGAATTTTCGATCTATTATTGGAGTATGGTGTGTTGGTTGTGATTTGTTGGAGTATGTTGTGTATTGTTGGTGGTTTGCTGAAATTTGTGTTGGGgtggtttttcttgttttctataatttactcattaattaatatgtCCAAACTGTTATGTAAACATCTAACTCTAGTTTTATTTATCGTATCAGGTACAACAAAAGAATATTGTTTTGGGTGTCACGACAACATTTCAGTGGAGCATGAGAAGATTCCCTTTTgcatacaaatataaaaattaagctCACATTTTGTATCCTAGTATTTGAGCCTGCATTTTGTATCCAAGTACTCTCTATGTAAAGTTGACTTTGTATCCAAGTGCTCAATTTATGAGaatgatatttgttttatttatttttatcactggATTAATGTAttgagtataaattatatatatacatctggATGGCCAAAatggaagtatttttttttctgtcataAAAATGACAGGCAGGCATGCAGCATGTCTGCCTGCCACACAATGCTGGGAAGTTTAGAATCTGATTTCATAAACCTGTAATTTATTGACAATTCATAAACCTGTAATTTATTGGCAATCCATAAACTGTAATTTATTAGCAAGTTCATTTCATGCAGGTACAtactttgttaaaaagaagTGGCACATTATAGTCTTAGGATTGAATATCACTAATCGCAAATAAAGTTTCCAGTACATAACAACAAAGTCTCGACTTACAAATGCTAAGTTCCtatcaaatacaaaaacaaagtcGTCTTCACTTCAAGTGTATCAAATACAAGTAAATAACTATGTATATTAGAAAATAGGAAGAAGTGTGCGTGCATGCTGCATGTCGGCTTCTTGACTAAAACGCTGGGCTTGATCATTGTGGAGTGCCAACTCCCTCTTCccaatctcttcttctctcatttGAAGTTATTCCTCACTCCTTAATGACATTGTAAATCTGGGAATGAAGCCAAGAAAAACTGCCTTAAGAATGTGCGATTGTATAAAAAGCTAAGAAGGAATAAAGAGAACATGTGCTGAAAGTTATTCCTCCCTACATTCTTGTCACATAAATTGAAAGAATTTAGAATTTAGACAAAAAACAATTGTCACAGCACCCTACATTCTTCTAACATAAACTGAAATAGTTGCTCCTCAAATGTAAACACATAATAATTGTAACTCAGGGATTTTTTCTCTTCAGCAAAAGCAATTGAAGGTTTAACAGAGAACCAGATCAGATCAAACAGAGAACCAGATCAGATCAAACAGCAATAAACATTACATTTCACAAGATGcttaagatttaaggtttaaggTCAATGCATATAAATGGctgaatttttgaaagaaagtTGAACgtcttatatataatagactATGTCATATTTTCTAGCTATAAAAAACCTCAGTACCAAGAGAGTAGATGGGTCTGTATTTTGGTTTACTTAATTGGATGTTAACGAAAAACAATaccaatatattataagtaatcTAGGAACCATGCTATTGTAGCATGCTATTGTAGTGAATATGCATACCTAGAGTCTCCTATAAAGGAACACAATAGAGTCCATGAGCATTGCAGGCCTGCATTGGTTTTTCAGTGTTAATCAAAATTTTCCAGAGAAAAAGCGCACTGTTTCTTTGGAAACTAAAGACCATGACAACTAAGCAGCAGAGATCATCATCAATTTGCATAAACGCCATGACAACTAAGCAAAATCTATGCCAATAAATATACAAGTagggatttttcaaaattaattggaTGTTACAAGAATATACCTCAGTTTATGATTGGTTCAGTTAATCGGATGTTACAAGAATGTAGGGTGctgtaaattatattttaacaaaaaataaaaagggtttAAGAAAGACTTGtcttaatatttttaacaacCAATTATAATTGAAATTAAGCTCAAAATCCAACTTTTCACCAAGTCATTCATTGCCATCTCATTTTTATCCACTCTACTAAATGATTTCTACTTTGCAGTACTGACTCCCCAGATCAAACCATCAAGTATTCTTCATACATGCATATCAAATATTGCTTGTGTATCCCATGCACAACAAGATTTAACCAAGCAAGCGTATTATAATGCCTGTGTACTGGGGTTGAAAGTTCTATGATTCAACACATTTTGACGTTtagaattaataaaacaaacacaaacGCACTCCATAACTAAAGGAAAcagaacaaaaatgaaaacctAGGGTTTCATTTCAAATCAGAAATGTAAATGATGGAGAACGTGGTTTGGTCGGGATTAATAAAGATATTTGTCTAATATCTCCATTTGGTTTCAGTGAGAAGG
Above is a genomic segment from Juglans microcarpa x Juglans regia isolate MS1-56 chromosome 1D, Jm3101_v1.0, whole genome shotgun sequence containing:
- the LOC121247420 gene encoding protein FAR1-RELATED SEQUENCE 5-like; the protein is MYSSATSASSSVAVSSSVATNSSIAVVPLTNAKPDPCVGRKNKVQQSNSFEKISETTLDSIEIEVQCTASLGNTVDTKKAGSSGSLHVDPTDGGDITEEPKVGICFESENELMTYYKHYGKRCGFGIMTQRSRREKDETIKYVTLGCARGGKARNRTSNVSKPRPTSKTDCKARMNVLLKDGKLCVTSVFNTHNHVLSPKKSRFFRCNREVNESVRRVLDTNDQASIWLNKSFYALVIEAGGFENLPFGEKNCRNYIDKSRHLRFGKDGAQALFEYFGRMQLKNDGFFGLMDLDDDDWMRNVFWTDARSRGAYIYFGDVVTFGTTYLTNRYGMPFAPFVGVNHHGQSILLGAGLISSEDIESFVWLFKTWLDCMSEKAPHTIITNQDRTMKNTIAIVFPNTRHRYCLWHILRKVPEKLGFHLQYQCGLKSKLLSCVYDSYTIDEFENSWNVVKDMFNLHENAWLQSLYAEREFWVPVYLKNSFWVGMSTTQHCESMNAFFDGYMHAKTNLKEFVDQFDNALKKKIENENQANFHSFNFTIPCISHLAIEKKFQEVYTNAKFWEFQQEIIGMIYCHCHFQNMDEVIVTYSVDDEVKAEDFIKEVTYTVYFNEAECVCGLFEMRGIICRHIIAIFSARKVRELPEKYILDRWRKDIKCRYTIIPSSYDIIDQRPETERYKRLLKICYEVITNTTSCDGHTKDMVSKLYAMNEVYRTSKTHHMDSIVGVSNVNVATEGSSKKVLSLHVVRGKGRPPCNRRMSMMEERVKKIKTKAAKKKKDTGKSRLVSAC